Part of the Deltaproteobacteria bacterium genome, GTTGGAAAACCCCGCCACGGAAACCATGGGCGGCTTGACGGAAGCGTTCATTTGCTGCAGCCGGGCACGTTCCATGTGGTGCAGCTGCCCGACGAGCAGTTGCGAACCGTGGCGGAAGGCCCGGTTTGGCCCCCCCCGCTTCCGCTCATGGCGAAATTGGTGCAGCTCATCACCCGTTCGATTTCCCCGGATTTGCACTTGGGGCAGGCCATTTCAACGTCGTCCTCGCCGGACTTCATCAGAAACTCGAAGACCTCCTGGCACTTTACGCATCTGAACTCGTAGATAGGCATGGTAAAACCGCTCCCTGATTCCGGGCGTCGCCCGTTTGGCTTGTTCGGTGGAAATGTGGTCGGGGCGAGAGGATTTGAACCTCCGACCTCTTGCGCCCAAGGCAAGCGCGCTGCCAGGCTGCGCCACGCCCCGCCGGAGATTCCCCTAACATGCTTTTTACCCTTAAGCAAGAACCCATCAGCCTTGCAGTTTTCGGGGCGGCTGAGACGGTTTTCATCCGCGTCGGTCAGTCTTTGGTATGATATTAAGATTCGGTAAAGGGGCGGATTGACCAATAAGTCTTCTTCTTGCTATAAGGAATTCTTTGTGGGGTCGGCAGGCCAAAGGCCCGGAAAATATGACACATCGCGTCATGATCCGCGTCAGAAAATATTCGCTTTTTGACCTCTCACTGTCCGCTTTCCGGTATGAACACGCATTTTATGAACATGCATGTTCCGGTCCGTAAAAAATGACCGGCCCTTCATGCCCCGATGCTTTTTTTGATACCGGACGAAAAACTTTTAGGATGACCTGATGCCGCTTTTGCCCGTCTGCCATGTTCCCGGACGCCACTGCGCAAGCACCGGCCTTGCCGACCTGGCCCGCTTCCACGGCCTCGACTGGTCCGAGGCCTTTTGCTTCGGATTGGGCGCGGGGCTTGGCATCTGGTACCTTTCCTTTCCCGGAACCGGGGCCAGCCGCATGATCCACGTGCGCAGCCATGACATAGAGGCGCAGTTTTTCGCAAGGATCGGTTTGGACTTTTCCTGGACCACCAACCCCGATCCCGAAGAAAGTGAAAAATCTCTCATTTCAGTTCTTGACCGCGGCCTGCCCGCCATGATTCAATCCGACATCTTTC contains:
- a CDS encoding zinc ribbon domain-containing protein; this translates as MPIYEFRCVKCQEVFEFLMKSGEDDVEMACPKCKSGEIERVMSCTNFAMSGSGGGQTGPSATVRNCSSGSCTTWNVPGCSK